A genomic window from Bifidobacteriaceae bacterium includes:
- a CDS encoding ferredoxin family protein yields the protein MTYVIAEPCVDVKDGACVDECPVDCIYEGLRSLYIQPDECVDCGACEPVCPEVAIFYEDDVPEEWSAFTVANAQFFTQLGSPGGAAKVGPLPYDAPLVASLPPEA from the coding sequence GTGACGTATGTGATTGCAGAGCCGTGTGTGGATGTGAAGGACGGGGCTTGTGTGGACGAGTGCCCGGTGGACTGCATCTACGAGGGGCTGAGGTCGCTCTACATTCAGCCCGACGAGTGCGTCGACTGCGGCGCCTGCGAGCCGGTTTGCCCCGAGGTGGCGATCTTCTACGAAGACGACGTGCCGGAGGAATGGTCGGCTTTCACCGTGGCGAACGCCCAGTTCTTCACGCAGCTTGGATCGCCGGGCGGCGCCGCCAAAGTGGGGCCGTTGCCGTATGACGCCCCGTTGGTGGCTTCCCTGCCGCCCGAGGCGTAA